The genomic interval GAAAATTTTCTGCAGCACCATCGCCAATGATGGCAGTGACTTCCTGGTAAGTGGCGGACCGCAATCGGTGAATGTGATCGGTGCATCGGGACAATGTATTGCCGGTCAAACTGAATTTGTCACCGTGCGCCTTTCTGCACCGCTTGTACAAAACGGCACCTACCAGCTCACTTTAAAAGCGGGTGTGGATGGCACGACTATCATTGATGAATGTGGATTGGAACTGCCCCAACAATCCCTGTCGTTCCCCATTGCGGATACAGTGAATCCTGAATTCAGCATAACAAATCAATTGGGTTGTCGATTTGATACACTGTTCTTTTCGCATAATGGCACCAATCAGGTGAACCAGTGGACCTGGACTATTAACAACCAGGTTTCAACCGGCATCAATGCCGCGGCTATCCTGCCCGCCTTCTCCACCAATACCATCAAACTGGTTGTGGGCAATGGCGTTTGTAAAGACTCCCTTACCCAGACCCTGGTTTTGGATAATGAAGTGAAAGCCTCCTTTGATATCCCTGTAGATATTTGTCCGGAGGACCTGCTGGAGATCACCAACACCAGCACAGGGCTCATCGATTCCTGGCGCTGGGATTTTGGTACCCTGGGAAGCAGTATGCTCCGTGATCCGCTGCCCCTTTCCCTACCAAGAAATCTGACAAGGGACACAGACTTTATATTGCGTTTGCTGGCCACCAATAACAGTCTTGGGTGTACCGATACTGCTTCCAAGACCATTCGGGTATTTGATAATTGCCTCATCGCTGTACCTACCGCTTTTACACCCAATGGAGATGGATTGAATGATTATCTCTACCCCAATAATGCCATCAAGGCCGTTGACCTGTATTTTGCCATTTATAACCGATGGGGACAGCTTGTATTTCAAACCCGTAACTGGCAGGAGAAATGGGATGGCACCGTCAAAGGCATCCCCCAGGGCTCAGGCACCTATGTCTGGATGCTTCAATACACCCACCGTGATTCTGGCCAAAAAGTTTTTGAAAAAGGGATTTCGGTCCTGATCCGCTAAAAGCATCACCAAAAATTAACCTGCACAGACTTATCCTTTTTCGTCCTCCGGATTTCAATACGGTTGATCCAAAAATCCCCATAAATCAAGGTCAAACGTATTATCTTTGCACATGGCAACAAGAAATTCCACCCCTTCCCCCCAATCAAAGATCGTAGCCGAAGGACTCACCTTCGATGATGTACTACTCGTTCCGGGTTATAGTCAGGTTTTACCCCGTGAGGTAAATATCAATACCCGGCTGACCAAGGATATCCAATTACATGTCCCAATGTTATCTGCCGCCATGGATACGGTAACAGAAGCACCCCTGGCCATCGCCCTGGCCCGTGAGGGTGGAATGGGTATCCTGCATAAGAATATGTCGATCGAGGAACAGGCCCGGCAGGTGAGAAAAGTGAAACGCAGTGAAAGTGGTTTGATCCTTGACCCCATCACTCTCCAGCCCAATCAAACGATCGGTGATGCACTCCGCATCATGAAGGAGAATAAGATCGGTGGTATTCCCATAGTAGAAAAAACCGGCAAACTGGTTGGCATCCTCACCAACCGTGATCTTCGCTTTGAAACCGATCCGCGTAAGGAAGTATCGGCGGTAATGACCAAAGAGAACCTGATCATTGCGCCGGAAGGAACCGATTTGAAAAAAGCGGAGAAGATCTTGCAAAAACATAAGATTGAAAAGTTACCTGTTGTCAGTAAATCAGGAAAACTGATCGGGCTTATCACCTACCGTGATATACTCCAACTCCTCAGTTACCCCAATGCAGTGAAAGATAATTATGGCCGGTTGCTGGTAGGAGCAGGTGTAGGTATAACTGCCGACATGCTGGACCGCGTGGCCGCTTTACAAACAACGGGTGTGGATGTGATCTGTCTTGATAGTGCTCATGGCCACAGCAAAGGAGTCATTACCGCGCTGAAAAATGTAAAGAAGAATTTCAAGATCAATGTGATCGCCGGGAATGTGGGAACTGCCGCAGGGGCAAAGG from Chitinophagales bacterium carries:
- a CDS encoding gliding motility-associated C-terminal domain-containing protein, producing the protein MRSTYALIITILFLTPYLKSGGQACTTLGQTPSTAFPVCGTSVFTQSTVPICATNDIFVPGCSGTGGANYQNKNPFFYRFTCYTAGTLGFLITPLANQEDYDWQLYDITGRDPNEIFTNNSLVVTGNWSGSYGVTGASASGVNFIQCASVPADNAPTFAQMPTLIVGHTYLLMVSHYSDTQSGYTLQFAGGTAVITDPLLPRATNATISCDGRVVTLKLNKKIKCSSLTAPGTEFILNPAAATVISAVGDSCTTSFDVDEITITLSATLPNNNYQLIVRPGADGNTLLDNCDRGIPDGETIPFVYNPPIPIFADSIGTPGCAPDSLRLYFPKKIFCSTIANDGSDFLVSGGPQSVNVIGASGQCIAGQTEFVTVRLSAPLVQNGTYQLTLKAGVDGTTIIDECGLELPQQSLSFPIADTVNPEFSITNQLGCRFDTLFFSHNGTNQVNQWTWTINNQVSTGINAAAILPAFSTNTIKLVVGNGVCKDSLTQTLVLDNEVKASFDIPVDICPEDLLEITNTSTGLIDSWRWDFGTLGSSMLRDPLPLSLPRNLTRDTDFILRLLATNNSLGCTDTASKTIRVFDNCLIAVPTAFTPNGDGLNDYLYPNNAIKAVDLYFAIYNRWGQLVFQTRNWQEKWDGTVKGIPQGSGTYVWMLQYTHRDSGQKVFEKGISVLIR
- the guaB gene encoding IMP dehydrogenase — protein: MATRNSTPSPQSKIVAEGLTFDDVLLVPGYSQVLPREVNINTRLTKDIQLHVPMLSAAMDTVTEAPLAIALAREGGMGILHKNMSIEEQARQVRKVKRSESGLILDPITLQPNQTIGDALRIMKENKIGGIPIVEKTGKLVGILTNRDLRFETDPRKEVSAVMTKENLIIAPEGTDLKKAEKILQKHKIEKLPVVSKSGKLIGLITYRDILQLLSYPNAVKDNYGRLLVGAGVGITADMLDRVAALQTTGVDVICLDSAHGHSKGVITALKNVKKNFKINVIAGNVGTAAGAKALAEAGADAVKVGIGPGSICTTRIVAGAGVPQLTAVMEAYSALKDKKIPVIADGGIRYTGDMVKALAAGADCVMMGSVFAGTEESPGETIIYEGRKFKSYRGMGSLGAMATGSSDRYFQDVEDDIKKFVPEGIEGRVAFKGALKEIVYQYVGGLRAGMGYCGASTIEELKKAKFVKISNAGIRESHAHDVEITREAPNYSRR